The genomic segment AGACCTGAAGTGATGTCTTCTTCTCCAATGTTAAATCCATATTTTCCACTCAAAATGCTACACGCTGCAACAGCATTTCCTGCATTAATTATTTGATGATCGCCCTTTAGGGACGGCAAAGGAAATTCTATTGATTGAATAGCTGATTGGAAAACCATTCCGCTATCTTGTTTACTACAGTTCCACTCAAAGCCTCCTCTATATAAAAGAGATTTTTTATTTGTTGCATGGAATCCTAGCGTACTCATTATAGATTCTTCTTGTGGTGCTATTACACAAGGAATATTAGGTTTCATTATTCCAGCCTTTTCACCTGCTATAATCTCCACATTAGGGCCAAGATATTCCATATGATCAAGTGCAATGGAAGTAATGATTGTTAGAATTGGATTATCTATAACATTTGTTGCGTCAAGTCTTCCACCCATACCTACCTCGATTAAAGTGACATCAGCTTTATGACGAGAAAAAGCTAAAAAAGCTGTGATAGTTGCAGCTTCAAACAGAGTGATAGGCTGACCTGCAATTGCAGTGCGGCATTCTTCTAATAGGTTATATAATTCAGTATCGTCGATATAACTACCTGCAACAACTATTCTCTCATTAAAATTCACCAAATGTGGAGAAGTGTATGCATGGACCTTATACCCTGCTGCCTGCATTATGTATCTTACAAATGATAATGTTGAACCTTTGCCATTAGTTCCAGCTATATGAATTATGGGCGGTGTTTTTTTTTCAGGGTTATTTAATTTGCTAAGAAAGCTTTTTATGCGATCAAGAGAAAAATCCTTTGGTCTGTGACCAAGTGGCTTAGGCCAATGAGGCATGTATATCATAAACTGTTATTACATTTTAACTCATCTATAACACTCGCTATGCCATATGTATCAATTTTTTCACTGAATTGAGAGCGCTGATTAATAGAAATACTTATCCCATTCATTGCAACATCACTTATTAAGAAAGAACCTTCATCTTTAGTGACTTTAAAATCAATATTTGTAAATTCCTCGTCACCGTAAGAAAACCTTGTATTAATCAAACAAGCTTTATCGTCAATCGCTCTTGAGCTCATTATAATCATTTCACTATTATTCATGTATTTGTATAAAATTTTAACGCACAAATGCGTAAGATACACTTCATACTCTCTTAAGAAATCCTCTTTCTCTTTCTGCGTAGTCAAAGCCCAATGTTTTCCCATAACAAATCGAGATATTTCTTTGAGGTTGACATTTTTCTGAATAACTTCCCGAAGCTTTTTGTGCATACATTCCCGGTTTTTCTTATTCTCCTTTGATATGCTATCCACCTGTTGTTTCATAGCATGTACAAAAACTTTGTGATCCGCACAATTAGTGTAAGCGCTTGAAGAAATTACGACAAAAACAATAATAATTAAAACTTTAGTAAGATTCATAAGATAAACTATAAAATTAAAATGCAGAGTTCAACAACGGTTAAATAATAATTAGTTTTATTGGTAACTTCAACATACCTATAGACATGCCTTGCGTAAATTAGCTATAATTATAGGGGTCTGTTCTATACGTTATAAGTTAAGTTAAATTTCCCGAGCGATAATTTCTAGTCAAGGGAATTGCCTCTGTTAATTTTATTGAAATTAATATGCGATGCCCACCTTAACTTCAGGTCTC from the Candidatus Wolbachia massiliensis genome contains:
- a CDS encoding bifunctional folylpolyglutamate synthase/dihydrofolate synthase, producing the protein MIYMPHWPKPLGHRPKDFSLDRIKSFLSKLNNPEKKTPPIIHIAGTNGKGSTLSFVRYIMQAAGYKVHAYTSPHLVNFNERIVVAGSYIDDTELYNLLEECRTAIAGQPITLFEAATITAFLAFSRHKADVTLIEVGMGGRLDATNVIDNPILTIITSIALDHMEYLGPNVEIIAGEKAGIMKPNIPCVIAPQEESIMSTLGFHATNKKSLLYRGGFEWNCSKQDSGMVFQSAIQSIEFPLPSLKGDHQIINAGNAVAACSILSGKYGFNIGEEDITSGLQHTYWPARLELIKEGNLISLLPKNWQLFLDGAHNNDGARVLSEWVRDNFAEGVYIIFGVTRNRNVEEFLKHLKPYIKLLCAVCVKSEPKATNTGLIREGANNVGIKAIECESIGDAILNHILKASAQNVKTILICGSLFLARDFAMENRSPA
- a CDS encoding phospholipid-binding protein MlaC, with the protein product MNLTKVLIIIVFVVISSSAYTNCADHKVFVHAMKQQVDSISKENKKNRECMHKKLREVIQKNVNLKEISRFVMGKHWALTTQKEKEDFLREYEVYLTHLCVKILYKYMNNSEMIIMSSRAIDDKACLINTRFSYGDEEFTNIDFKVTKDEGSFLISDVAMNGISISINQRSQFSEKIDTYGIASVIDELKCNNSL